One Microcebus murinus isolate Inina chromosome 10, M.murinus_Inina_mat1.0, whole genome shotgun sequence DNA segment encodes these proteins:
- the LOC142873312 gene encoding large ribosomal subunit protein eL29-like codes for MAKSKNHTTHNQSRKWHRNGIKKPRSQRYESLKGVDPKFLRNMCFAKKHNKKGLKKMQANNAKAMSARAEAIKALVKPKEVKAKIPKGMSRKLSRLAYIAHPKLGKRAHARIAKGLRLCRPKAKYQTKAQSAASATAPASVPAPAQAPKGAQAPAKAPE; via the coding sequence ATGGCCAAGTCCAAaaaccacaccacacacaaccAGTCCCGAAAGTGGCACAGAAATGGCATCAAGAAACCCCGATCACAAAGATACGAATCTCTTAAGGGGGTGGACCCCAAGTTCCTGAGGAACATGTGCTTCGCCAAGAAGCACAACAAGAAGGGCCTGAAGAAGATGCAGGCCAACAACGCCAAGGCCATGAGTGCACGTGCTGAAGCTATCAAGGCCCTTGTAAAGCCCAAGGAGGTTAAGGCTAAGATCCCAAAGGGCATGAGCCGCAAGCTCAGTCGACTTGCCTACATTGCCCACCCCAAGCTTGGGAAGCGTGCTCACGCGCGCATTGCCAAGGGTCTCAGGCTCTGCCGGCCAAAGGCCAAATATCAAACCAAGGCCCAGTCCGCGGCTTCAGCCACAGCACCAGCTTCAGTTCCAGCCCCAGCTCAGGCTCCCAAAGGTGCCCAGGCCCCTGCAAAGGCTCCAGAGTAG